ATTACAGACTGTAAAACAGGATCCATCTGGACATTCTCGGCGTCCGTTCAAGATGACAAGCTCGTCTGGTACACCACCACACCCAAAGACGAAAAATGCAAGGAAACATTCCCAAAATTTTATGAGTTGAAAGACAAGCTGGAAAAACAACAGACTGAAAGTTCCGCGCAATAATTGTTATCTTTCAAGCTATGGCCGAAAAGACTTTACTTTTGCTCGACTCCTATGCGCTCGCGTTCCGCATGTTTTACGCCTATTCGCAGAACCCGCTCAAGAACAGCCAGGGCGAAGAGGTTTCGATGATGCACGGTTACTGGGGTGCGGTGCTCCGCATTTTGGCCCAGCACAAGCCGACGCATTTTGCGATTGCACGCGATGTCGCACACACGAAGACTTTTAGGCACGAACTTTACCCCGACTACAAGGCCAATCGCGGCCCCATGCCCGAAGAGATGGCAGCGCAGATGCCGCTCCTTGGCGAAAGTCTTGAAGCGAGCGGTATTCCGCTGCTTTCGGAACCGGGTTACGAAGCGGATGACGTAATGGCAAGTACCGCCATGGCCGCCGTCAAAGCGGGCTTTGACCACGTGGTCATTCTGAGTAAAGACAAGGATATGTCGCAGATTGTGACTGACAAGATTCACCTTTTCCACCTGACGAAGGGCGCAGACGGCATTGACTTCGGTCCGGAACAGGTGCTCGAAAAATACGGGCTTCCGCCGGAGAAAATCCGCGACTACCTCGCGCTCATGGGTGACGCAAGCGACAACGTTCCCGGCGTGCCGAAGGTGGGCCCGAAAACGGCAATCCAGTTGCTGAACGATTACGGCGACATGGACAACCTGTACGCGAATCTCGACAAGATTACCAAGAAGGGTTTGCACGACAATTTGGCGAACAACCACGAAAAGGCATTCCTCAGCCGCGAACTGGTGACGCTCCAGACCAAGCGCGCCTTTAGCGGGAACCTAGATGCACTTGAATATAACGGCCTGCACGTGGATACCTTGGCGCAGCTGTTCAAGGACCACGAAATCAACAGTCTGCTGCGCCTGCTCGAGAAAGTCCCGAGCAAGGCGGGATTCGTGCGGGAAGGTTCTGATGGCGTGGAAGGCGTCGATAATTCAACGGACGCAGAAGTGGAACGGGCAGATTTCGCAGTCGATGTTCCGCCGCCGTACATTTGCGTCGATACCGACGAAATCTTTGAGCAGATGAAGGCGGAGTTTACTGCATCGTCTTTGATTGGCGTAGACACCGAAACAGACGGCCTCGACCCGATGCAGTGCAACATCGCAGGCCTCTGCCTTGCGTCTGCCGACAGCGACGGCAACGTGGCGAAGGGCTACTACATACCCCTTGCGCACACCGACGAAATCGGGTTCCCGCTCCCCGCAGGCAAGGGCGGCAACTTCGACTTCAACAAGGCGAAGGAGTGGTTCTGCACATTTTTCGCCGACATCACACCCGCCGCAGGTTCCGAGACGCCGCGCGCATTCGTATTCCATAACGCAAAATTCGACCTGCATGTTCTCGCACGCGCGTTCAAGATTCCGCAATCCGTTATCGACAACGCAAACATCATCGACACGCTGATTGCCGCCTGGATGCTTTCGCCGGGGCAATCTGGCCTCGGGCTCGACAACCAGGTGATGCAACGCCTGCAGCACGAGATGATTCCCATCGAGAACCTCATCGGGCGCGGCAAGAACCAGATTACGTTCAACCGCGCGCCAATCAAGGACGCCACCGAATACGGCGCCGAAGATGCAGTCTACACGCTCCGCCTTTGGAAGCCTCTCAAGCAGGAACTCGAAAAGCTCGACTACGTGAAGTACTTCTTCGCGCAGGAAATGCCGCTGCTGAAAGTTTTGTACCAGATGGAATC
The window above is part of the Fibrobacter sp. UWH4 genome. Proteins encoded here:
- the polA gene encoding DNA polymerase I, producing the protein MAEKTLLLLDSYALAFRMFYAYSQNPLKNSQGEEVSMMHGYWGAVLRILAQHKPTHFAIARDVAHTKTFRHELYPDYKANRGPMPEEMAAQMPLLGESLEASGIPLLSEPGYEADDVMASTAMAAVKAGFDHVVILSKDKDMSQIVTDKIHLFHLTKGADGIDFGPEQVLEKYGLPPEKIRDYLALMGDASDNVPGVPKVGPKTAIQLLNDYGDMDNLYANLDKITKKGLHDNLANNHEKAFLSRELVTLQTKRAFSGNLDALEYNGLHVDTLAQLFKDHEINSLLRLLEKVPSKAGFVREGSDGVEGVDNSTDAEVERADFAVDVPPPYICVDTDEIFEQMKAEFTASSLIGVDTETDGLDPMQCNIAGLCLASADSDGNVAKGYYIPLAHTDEIGFPLPAGKGGNFDFNKAKEWFCTFFADITPAAGSETPRAFVFHNAKFDLHVLARAFKIPQSVIDNANIIDTLIAAWMLSPGQSGLGLDNQVMQRLQHEMIPIENLIGRGKNQITFNRAPIKDATEYGAEDAVYTLRLWKPLKQELEKLDYVKYFFAQEMPLLKVLYQMESVGVAIDVPALKTLEQELGRRIENLEKEICDMAGFEFNIGSPKQLGDVLFDTLGLPEIKKRSTDAVVLEELSYKAPHPIVFAVIEYRELKKMQSTYISVLPTLVNPDTKRIHTSFIQWGTATGRLSSRDPNLQNIPVRSDLGKKIRAAFVPQSKDNVILAVDYSQIELRMLAHLSGDEALIESYKEGIDIHARTAAAIYGVGLNEVTSDMRRDAKVVNFGVLYGMTAFRLSRDLKIPMSQAKDFITGYFDMYQGVQQYIEDIKAAAHRDGYVETLSGRRRYIAGIDSSDRMESQMAERMAVNTPVQGSAADLIKIAMIRIQKRINEENLPLRMMLQVHDELVFECPRDQVEAMAQMVKSEMEGAMELKVPLVASVGFGENWLVAH